The following nucleotide sequence is from Juglans microcarpa x Juglans regia isolate MS1-56 chromosome 6D, Jm3101_v1.0, whole genome shotgun sequence.
CTTGCTAGGTTAATCTAGCTGGCCAATCTTTGAGGATCAGTAGATGGCCTTTGAAATTCCAAAGAGCTTAACTTAGAATCCTTTGTTTGTCCCTTGCTGactgaaaagtgaaaatgaaTTTGTTTGTATCCAGATCTTCAATGtgaaactttttgaaaaaattccaTGCCATGCAATGAAATCTTGTCGAGAGGTCTTGTTGCAACAATTCTTCCTATTAACTCCAAATCTattgtttcttttgttggaTCTTCTACCAGGCTGAGATTGAGGTCTACCCAAGATGATGCTTTAGTTTGTTATATAAGAGAATCCATGTCCATGATACTAGCTGAAAGAAGTCGAAGTTTGACGGAGGTCAAACCAGAGAGCTCACTTTTGACAAGAATTGCTTTTAATGAAGCTGGCCTTTCTTactttcattatatataaagtacTTATGTTGGAAAATTACAGTACTACTTAATTTGCCGCATACACTAATAATTGATACATccatcttaattttattaagcGGTACTATTCTGTTGTCTGTTGCCTGATTAGTACCGTTCAAATTGTTCGCTAGgttaaattgtatttttatttttttattattttaaaatatttttaaaaaatataaaaaaaatagtaaattaataattacttctttaatcattaagtaaaaaaaaattaaaattaaagagttGTCAAAATGAGGTGTCAAATTTAAGTGGTACAATAGtattttcctaattttattattggaCAATTCCATAGCTAGGATATTTCCTGTTGATTCTGCATGCTCGTCACGACGAACAACCAATTCTATCTAGCAAGCTAGCAATTTCCTGGACTTTTCGCCTTTTCCATTGTAATATTCctgttcatgcatgcatatatttgAAGTCTGATCGTGTTTGTTGATTTCACAAAAATCTTTGCATTATATTCTATgtaatattcataatattcttcATAATAAGACATACATAAAGCTtttggtaattaaaaaaaaaaaaaaaaaaaaaaaaaaaagataagagatTCGCTAAGGCCGTTTTATTGTGAACTCTAAAatctaaagaagaaaaaagatagtcatatgaaatgaattctataatatttattattgtttgaatGAGTGTTTTTAGACaacattaaatttttaataaatattatgaaactcattttatttatttaattctctCATTGATCTAGACCCTAAAAGCTGAATGacatgtattatttttatatagaagtGGGGAATTCGAACGCCATTCTCCCATAATTTGGAGACCAGGCATTATAACATATGGTTTAAATGACCTAATTGGCtgaatgatatattattaaaaagtaatgcTACGTGACACactactatattatttttattttattttataaatactatacctttcataatatttagattatatcttatttttttataaaagaaaatttaaaaattaacctATTTATAAAGAgggaaatgatgaaaataaatttataaattaatattacttaacacgttatattataaaatttcttttactaTAAATTATTAAAGAGAAATGTGTCGTGAAATGATTTCAGTTTCTAAAAGATTTTCTTCCGAAGTTAGCGAATCAATCGGGCGTACGTACGCAGCCTATGAATGTAGAAAGAATATACGTAAGACACACGGAGACACGCCGGCTATAAAAACCCATAAGTGGGCCAGAGCCAGTGGGGACGATCTGACTAGACCAAACCCAACCACATCCCAGTTTctcctataacaatctctctccctctctctctctctctgcatccTTCCATGGGTTGGATCTGATCTGGTTCCCAAGTTTCTGATTCTACTTTCTGCTCCTCTTCCAAGCTCTAGCTTTTGCTCTCTGAGACCGGAGCTTTTGAAGAATCAAGGCTTCTCTTCGCATCGACTTCCAGTTGAGACAAActttacagattttttttttttttaatttatttgttatttgctACGAATTCCTGTCTCGTTTACTTTAATTTCGTTTTCCAAGTGGTTGTTGTGGTGGATGATGAGGCTCACGGCGAGAGAAGGATCTGAGTTTCGTGTTCCATGAAGATCAAAACCCTAATATCTTCGTGGACCGTTTCGTTGATTTCGTATTGGGATTGTCCTGTACATATTTGGGAAGCTTTATCACCGGAGTTGTGAAAGGATTTTATTAGCTTTGATTATTAgctttgattttgaatataGAGCTAAACGATTTCctgaattgaattaaaaactCTGAATTTGTGGAGCTTTGTACAATCAAGGTCCTTTACGGGGTGTTTGTACGCTATGTTCCTCGTGTGTGCAACTtgatttcaaatctttaaatctTTGTGAACTCGTGCAATTtcatagataaatataaacttTGGTATCAATTTTCGTTTTGTATAATAATTGGAACGCGTTTGGTCGTTGCTGTTCCATGGAATTTTGGTTGCCTTGATgtgttatttttaatattcatgtACAAAAGCATTTACATAAATGTGGctgttagaaaataaaaataaagtgtcATTCTTTTCCACATAATGCGCCCTTAGTGTTTGATAGACTTGTACCCCATTGAGTctacatatttatttgctttttaattttcttttccggTTGGTGAATGGCAGGAATAATAGTTGGTGACAATGTCGACTCCAGCAAGGAAAAGGCTGATGAGAGATTTTAAGAGGTTGCAACAAGATCCACCTGCAGGCATCAGTGGGGCACCCCAAGACAACAATATAATGCTTTGGAATGCTGTTATTTTCGGGTAAGTTGCGGATACAGTGCATAAAGATATGTTcttgtgatttttgtttgttgttaaaccgtttcctttcatttttcaagTTTGTCTTAAGTTCGGTTGGATAAGCCATTTCTGGTTTCTTGTCTGGTTTGGATTGCAGTCCTGATGATACTCCTTGGGATGGAGGTGAGTCAATCCTTGCACTGAAACTTTTATTGAATTAAatggtataaattttaaatggattacttataaaaaaaatttaaggaacTATCCAATGGATTATGGTTaatttgtttgatatatttCCTACTTGCTTCAACATGCTATAGAAATGGATGCTGTAAGTCCTATTTACTCTCTCTTTGGTTAAGATCATTGCAAGACTTTGATGCATGATCCTTTTTCTATTTGCCATTATTAATTTGGTCATTTTTACTACAATCCATATTCTGAAACCAGCATTTTACATGGTGGAATGGTTTCATATTTGGGGGATTTCAAAATGGTTTCATATTCCTGCAGTTCATGGAATATGGTCGTGTTCCTTTCTGTGCTGCctgttgagataaaatgatattcTCCAGTGTGATCATTcttttttggaattttattttaaggtacTGGTTTCATTGTTTACAAAAGCTTATCTGTAATATGCATAAATTTACATGTTTTCTGTACATGAATGGTTtgtaataaaatgtttttttaggAACATGCATTGAGTTTATAAAGGAATGGAAAGGAATGAAACAGAAAagaatttacttataaaaaaaaaaaaataaggaacagaaaagaatggaaaggaaaggaatggaatgaataaaatcattcTTGTTTGGATGCTTTATAAGAAAGAAGGGAAAGCAATGGAAAGTAAATAACCTTATTTAGAagtatatgataaaaatgaatgTAAATGAATTATTTGTAACAATATTAGCGTTATGCccttttcttgaatttcattttctaatttataaattgtactttattgagatgaaattttgatattattttcacgtaataattttagaaagggactttaaaatataatttttacttaataactaTGTCAAtatgcacttgcgggaaacttcttgtcgagggcctatgcacccccAGGATTAATTGGGACATTGTTCTTGGAGACCCAGtgccaatgaaaaaaatattgaattattttgcaaataaataagaaaatttactATGGATCTATTTGAAGTATCTTATTCACTTTAAACTATCAAAACTAAGTATTTATAAACGGGACAAGTAAAGagagaattagaagaaaaataaatgagaatctacgtgtgaaaatgaaaaataaatgtagtTTAGTATTTTAACAAAACATAATGGAGGTATTAACTCTTCTTCCATTCCCTCTCATTCCTCCCAATTTTGGAGGGAATGAAAAACTGAGATTATGAGGGAAATGGAGGGAATGGGAGTTTTCTTCTACCCATTCCATTCCCTCTTAATTAAACATCCAAATTAGGAAATACTCATTCCATTCCCATTTGGGAAGGAATAGAATATgctaaaaaattctattttttccaTTCCATTCCATTCCCTAGTCCCTAAAGATGATGCAAATATGTCTAGTTTATTGAGTAGCAGCATGTAAGAGCTGGTTGCTCCATTTATTGAGGTGTTGAGGTACAAAATTTTTGTGGCATTATGGTGATTTGGACccaataaatgtattttttgacCTGTGGAAATGTTCTCTTTCTGCTGGTACCATGCCCTGCATGTTTGATACTAAAAGTTGGGTTTTGGATACAAGTGTGCAAGCAAAATTGGAATAAGATGAAACTAATTCGGTATTTCTTATTAGCTtaatcatattgaataagtGAAGGTTAGTTGCATTCCATCCGAATCATTTGGAATCCTCCGTATGATCTCTTATAGAATGAGATCATCTCTAATTGGGTTtctgatttatatttttagggGGCAGGAGGTGTAGATTTTGTGTATGTGGATGCATGTATTGAGTTTTTTACTCCCCCCATTCACTGATAAATGGCCACGCTTGTGTTTCTTAACATTATCTTAACAACATAAATCTTCATAAAAGAATTTTCATTTGAGTTATCCAGGCACGTTCAAGTTGACATTGCAGTTCACAGAGGATTACCCAAACAAACCACCAACAGTGCGATTTGTTTCTCGGATGTTTCATCCAAATAGTAAGTTGGATAAAGAACTATCTTATCATGTATGGAATCTTACCCCAACTATGGTTTCTGACTGCAACTTTATTTTTGTTAGTTTATGCTGATGGAAGTATTTGTCTggatattttacaaaatcagTGGAGTCCTATATATGATGTGGCTGCTATACTCACGTCTATCCAGgtataataaaatgtttttattttgtgttggtAGAATTGTTGACCGTTTCATATAAGCAAGTGAATCAAATGCATATATTTCATACATCATGATATTCTCTTTGATTTACAAGATGTCTCTTGGCAGCCAGCTAGTTGAGCAAGCAAGATTTGTAGGTTCTTTGTGTCCACTATGTGTATAGCCGCAGTAGAGCGGCAGTAGGGGTGAATAATCTGTCAACTTTTCCACTATCACCCCAAAAATACCAAACTCTgctttatttaaagtttttaagTACTTTGTAAATGCATCTTTGTAAATTTGTGTTGAATTTTAGAACCATGTCCAAAAGCCTTTCTAGGACCCTCCTTTG
It contains:
- the LOC121234757 gene encoding ubiquitin-conjugating enzyme E2 2-like; this translates as MSTPARKRLMRDFKRLQQDPPAGISGAPQDNNIMLWNAVIFGPDDTPWDGGTFKLTLQFTEDYPNKPPTVRFVSRMFHPNIYADGSICLDILQNQWSPIYDVAAILTSIQSLLCDPNPNSPANSEAARMFSENKREYNRRVRDIVEQSWTAD